The following coding sequences are from one Ovis canadensis isolate MfBH-ARS-UI-01 breed Bighorn chromosome 7, ARS-UI_OviCan_v2, whole genome shotgun sequence window:
- the RNASE4 gene encoding ribonuclease 4 yields MALQRTQAFLLLLLLTLLGLGLVQPSYGQDRMYQRFLRQHMDPDTTGGNDGYCNLMMQRRKMTSHQCKRFNTFIHEDLWNIRSICSTTNIQCKNGQMNCHEGVVKVTDCRETGSSRAPNCRYWAKASTRRVVIACEGNPEVPVHFDK; encoded by the coding sequence ATGGCTCTCCAGAGGACCCAGGCCTTTCTTCTGCTCTTGCTGCTGACcctgctggggctggggctggtgcAGCCCTCCTATGGCCAGGATCGCATGTACCAACGATTCCTGAGGCAACACATGGACCCTGATACAACAGGAGGCAATGACGGCTACTGCAACTTGATGATGCAAAGACGGAAGATGACTTCACATCAGTGCAAGCGTTTCAACACTTTCATTCATGAAGATCTTTGGAACATCCGTAGTATCTGCAGCACCACCAATATTCAGTGCAAGAATGGCCAGATGAACTGCCATGAGGGTGTAGTGAAGGTCACAGACTGCAGAGAGACTGGAAGTTCCAGGGCTCCCAACTGCAGATACTGGGCCAAGGCCAGCACCAGACGTGTTGTCATTGCCTGTGAGGGTAACCCGGAAGTGCCTGTGCACTTTGACAAATAG
- the LOC138444342 gene encoding angiogenin-1-like isoform X1, giving the protein MDMNLSKLQEMEPLLEEMVMVLNPLFLVFMLGLGLTPLALAQDDYRYRDFLNKHYDANPKGRNDRYCNSMMERRHLTRPCKDTNTFIHGNSNNIKAICDNRNGQPYRGDLRISKSKFQVTTCKHIGGSPRPPCRYRATADYRVIVIGCENGLPVHFDESFIAPRQ; this is encoded by the exons atggacatgaatttgagcaagctccaggagatg GAGCCTTTGTTGGAAGAGATGGTGATGGTCCTGAACCCTCTGTTTTTGGTCTTCATGCTGGGTCTGGGTCTGACCCCACTGGCCCTGGCTCAAGATGACTACAGATACAGAGACTTCCTGAACAAGCACTATGATGCCAACCCAAAGGGCCGGAATGACAGATACTGTAATAGCATGATGGAAAGGCGACACCTGACCAGACCTTGCAAAGACACCAACACCTTTATTCATGGCAACAGTAATAACATCAAGGCCATCTGTGACAACAGGAATGGACAACCTTACAGAGGCGATCTCAGAATAAGCAAGTCTAAATTCCAGGTCACCACCTGCAAGCATATAGGAGGTTCCCCCCGGCCTCCATGCCGGTACAGAGCCACAGCAGACTACAGAGTCATTGTTATCGGCTGTGAAAATGGCTTGCCCGTCCACTTTGATGAGTCCTTTATTGCTCCACGCCAGTAG
- the LOC138444342 gene encoding angiogenin-1-like isoform X2, which yields MVMVLNPLFLVFMLGLGLTPLALAQDDYRYRDFLNKHYDANPKGRNDRYCNSMMERRHLTRPCKDTNTFIHGNSNNIKAICDNRNGQPYRGDLRISKSKFQVTTCKHIGGSPRPPCRYRATADYRVIVIGCENGLPVHFDESFIAPRQ from the coding sequence ATGGTGATGGTCCTGAACCCTCTGTTTTTGGTCTTCATGCTGGGTCTGGGTCTGACCCCACTGGCCCTGGCTCAAGATGACTACAGATACAGAGACTTCCTGAACAAGCACTATGATGCCAACCCAAAGGGCCGGAATGACAGATACTGTAATAGCATGATGGAAAGGCGACACCTGACCAGACCTTGCAAAGACACCAACACCTTTATTCATGGCAACAGTAATAACATCAAGGCCATCTGTGACAACAGGAATGGACAACCTTACAGAGGCGATCTCAGAATAAGCAAGTCTAAATTCCAGGTCACCACCTGCAAGCATATAGGAGGTTCCCCCCGGCCTCCATGCCGGTACAGAGCCACAGCAGACTACAGAGTCATTGTTATCGGCTGTGAAAATGGCTTGCCCGTCCACTTTGATGAGTCCTTTATTGCTCCACGCCAGTAG